The Leadbetterella byssophila DSM 17132 DNA window GCCGCCACTTGCTTTGGGAATCTCTACTTTCCGAACAGCTTGTGGGCGGTAAGTGCCAGAGAGAATATCCGATCGCAGGGATTGCCAGTGCGTGTTAAGGTAGTCACGAAGATTATCGATCTGCATACCATCAACTCCGCTAGCACCTCCATTAGAGATGACACGATCAACTGCGTGTTTGACATTTCGGATGTGTAATATCTCTTCCAACATAGTATTACTAAAAAAAACCTCAGGCATTGTGTCCACTTCGTTGCACGACTCAGCTAAGCTCCTCTTGCATTTTACTATCAGTTTCCGACCTACCCTCATGCAAGCAGTTCTCTTATGTGGTTCGGCTTTTAACACTTCGTCATAAACTTCATGGTTCCTTTGCCATTCTAACATTCAGACCTTCCCCTGTATAAAGTAGAGAAGCAGGGTACTATGTCCTCTGCTGACTTCTGACTAAAGCATACTAGCATTATTATTCTGCTATATGTTTCTTCGCGGGCATTCGCGTATACCTTTGACAGAGTTTAGTCAGATCTCCCCAGGTAAGAACAATAACTTTCACCTCATATATCCGCTACATTTACCATAGTGTTTCCGTACAGTTTAGGGCTTCGGCTTGTTTTGCAGCCTCACCCAACACTTGCGGCCTTGTATGTAGTTTCTGTTCGTCGGATCGAGGTTTTGCCTCAGACTTCCTTCAGATTCCACCTCACGGTGGACACCCTTGTCATAAGCTAACACTTCCCACTGTAAAGGCGTGTTCGGGACTTACACCCTAGAGTTATTGCACATGCTGGGCACACAAAAATAATCCCCTCCTTTCAGAAGGGGATTAAACTTATTTCCATCCACCACCCAGTGCTTTGTAGAGCGATATAGATGACAACCACTGTCGCTTATACGCCTCCACCCTATCTAACTGAGCTTGCAAGGCATTCTGCTGCGCTACTAGTACTTCCAAATAAGTAGCCTTTGCTGCCATATACAGTTCGTTTGAAGTTTGGACAGACAACTGTAAGACCTGAGCTTCCTCATTTTTCAAGTCGGAAATTTCCTTGTATGCCTCTATCCTATTTAACTCATTCAAAACCTCTGTATATCCATTCAATAGGGCCTGATGATAATCTAACAAAGCTAGGACTTGAGAAGACTTAGCCGTAGAGAAACGTGCTTCAATAGCTTTTCTATTCAATAAAGGTGCCGTAAGACCTCCCACTAAGGAATAGGCCAAAGAAGTAGGTGTTTCAAGCAAATATTTGGGATTGAAGGCTTGATAACCTATTCCAGCGCTCAGTTGTATACTTGGCAGGAATTCAGCTCTGGCAGAAAGTACGTCTAAACGCTTTGATTCTACTTCTAAAGCAGCCGCTTTAATATCCGGACGGTTATGTAAAACCTGTACAGGAATACCTGCAGATATATCTTTTGGCAATCCTCTAAAAAGCAAATCCTTACTTCTCACTATAGGCTGAGGATATCTTCCCAAAAGTATATTCAATCTGTTTTCAACCTCAGAGATTTCCTGCTTGACTTGCCTTTCAAGCGTCTGAGTATTCAATTGTTGAGCCTTAAACTGCTGCACCACTAACTCATTTGCTCTGGCTGCTTCTTTCTGAGCACGGATGACATCTAAAACCTCCTCCTGATTCCTTACCGTCTCACTTAAAACCGTTAATTCATGATCCAAAGCCACCAACTCAAAATAGGCTGAAGCCACTTCTGCAACCAACTGCGTCTGCACATAATTTACCCCTTCCACAGAAGCCAAGAATTGCTGATAAGCAGATTTCTTTCTGTTCGACAACTTCTTCCATGCGTCTATCTCCCATGTCGACTGTAAGC harbors:
- a CDS encoding TolC family protein, which gives rise to MKKWFKYIVIGLVAGACKLPQTQVSVQEKALPETFKGSADTSHIGNLSWRNYFSDPSLQALIDTALVNNLDKKMALERIQMAQAQVLAAKGAMLPTLSGNFSPALRRYGYYTMDGVGNATTDILPGKRVPVDLPDFYIGLQSTWEIDAWKKLSNRKKSAYQQFLASVEGVNYVQTQLVAEVASAYFELVALDHELTVLSETVRNQEEVLDVIRAQKEAARANELVVQQFKAQQLNTQTLERQVKQEISEVENRLNILLGRYPQPIVRSKDLLFRGLPKDISAGIPVQVLHNRPDIKAAALEVESKRLDVLSARAEFLPSIQLSAGIGYQAFNPKYLLETPTSLAYSLVGGLTAPLLNRKAIEARFSTAKSSQVLALLDYHQALLNGYTEVLNELNRIEAYKEISDLKNEEAQVLQLSVQTSNELYMAAKATYLEVLVAQQNALQAQLDRVEAYKRQWLSSISLYKALGGGWK